The following coding sequences lie in one Changpingibacter yushuensis genomic window:
- a CDS encoding ABC transporter ATP-binding protein, which translates to MPPHSGGGGAEPYSKSRDLSGSIRRLLVLIAPARLQIAAILIMSLVGTAGTVAAPKLLGDATNIVVDAVSAHQAVDFERLGRLLLIVVGCYAIAGILQFSAGAIIRIVVQNLGYKLRADAHHKINRLPLSYLDKQQRGDLLSRVTNDIDNVTQTLMQTFSQLINAIYQLIGILAMMLWISWSLALLSATVLPLGVVATLAILRRSRPQFRAQWKMTGEVSAIVEESFTGLDVVSAYNLQDQFEDVFEEANTKLFNAGFRGQVLSQMSQPVMTFVTNLSFVVVSVAGALQVIHGSLTIGGIQAFIQYSRQLGNPIQTVASMANLIQSGAASGERVFDFLDTPEMDEDATAVYEDVVAADERKGNIEFRNVRFSYDPGKPVINDLSLHVHRGQSIAIVGPTGAGKTTLVNLLMRFYEIDSGQILLDGVSTASISKDSLRARMGMVLQDTWLFEGTIEENIAFGQEDATHADVVEAARITGIDRMIRQLPRGYATPVDDEGGNISAGEKQLLTIARAYLADPDILILDEATSSVDTRTEMLVQRAMNKLRSGRTSFIIAHRLSTIRDADLIIVMEHGDVVETGKHDGLIAAGGAYARLYQSQFAGTKTEE; encoded by the coding sequence ATGCCACCACATTCCGGAGGCGGTGGAGCCGAACCCTACTCCAAGTCCCGTGACCTGTCTGGGTCGATCCGGCGGCTCCTCGTACTCATTGCGCCAGCCCGCCTGCAGATCGCAGCAATCCTGATCATGTCCCTTGTTGGCACAGCTGGCACCGTTGCTGCACCGAAGCTGCTGGGCGATGCAACCAATATAGTGGTCGATGCTGTTAGCGCCCATCAGGCTGTCGACTTCGAAAGGCTGGGCCGCCTTCTGCTCATCGTGGTCGGCTGTTACGCGATAGCCGGGATTCTTCAGTTCAGCGCCGGTGCGATCATACGCATTGTTGTTCAGAACTTGGGGTACAAGCTTCGCGCGGATGCCCACCACAAGATCAACCGTCTACCTTTGTCGTATCTAGACAAACAGCAGCGCGGCGACCTCCTTTCCCGAGTCACAAATGACATCGACAACGTCACACAGACTCTCATGCAAACCTTCAGCCAGCTCATCAACGCGATCTATCAGCTCATTGGAATCCTCGCCATGATGCTCTGGATCTCGTGGAGTCTCGCCCTCTTATCAGCGACAGTGCTGCCGCTAGGTGTGGTGGCTACACTGGCGATCTTGCGCCGATCCCGGCCGCAGTTCCGTGCGCAGTGGAAGATGACGGGCGAGGTGTCTGCCATTGTCGAAGAATCGTTCACTGGCCTCGACGTCGTCTCCGCATACAACCTTCAGGACCAGTTCGAAGACGTCTTTGAAGAGGCCAACACCAAGCTCTTCAATGCGGGCTTCCGTGGCCAAGTCCTCTCCCAGATGTCTCAGCCCGTCATGACCTTCGTGACCAACTTATCCTTCGTGGTGGTCTCCGTTGCAGGTGCGCTTCAGGTGATCCACGGAAGTCTGACTATTGGCGGTATTCAGGCATTCATTCAGTATTCGCGGCAACTAGGTAACCCCATCCAGACCGTGGCCTCAATGGCCAACCTCATTCAGTCGGGCGCGGCATCGGGCGAACGCGTGTTTGACTTCCTTGACACCCCGGAAATGGATGAGGATGCCACTGCCGTCTACGAAGATGTGGTTGCCGCAGATGAACGCAAGGGAAACATCGAGTTCCGCAACGTCAGGTTCAGCTACGACCCCGGCAAACCGGTGATCAATGATCTCTCACTTCACGTGCACCGCGGCCAGTCAATCGCGATTGTGGGGCCAACCGGTGCCGGGAAAACAACCCTCGTCAACTTGCTCATGCGATTCTACGAAATCGACAGCGGACAGATTCTGCTCGACGGCGTCTCCACCGCCAGCATCTCAAAGGACTCATTGCGTGCACGCATGGGAATGGTTCTCCAAGACACCTGGCTGTTTGAAGGAACAATCGAAGAGAACATCGCTTTTGGCCAAGAAGACGCCACACATGCCGACGTCGTCGAAGCGGCACGTATCACTGGGATCGACCGGATGATCCGGCAACTACCTCGTGGGTACGCCACACCTGTGGACGATGAAGGTGGCAACATCTCGGCAGGAGAAAAGCAACTGCTCACAATCGCGCGAGCATACCTTGCGGATCCGGATATCTTGATCTTGGATGAGGCGACCTCATCAGTGGACACGCGCACAGAGATGCTCGTGCAGCGTGCCATGAACAAACTGCGCAGCGGGCGTACGTCTTTCATCATCGCCCATCGGCTTTCCACGATTCGTGACGCGGACCTCATCATCGTCATGGAACATGGAGACGTGGTTGAGACGGGCAAGCACGATGGGCTCATCGCGGCTGGTGGCGCCTATGCCAGGCTCTACCAATCCCAGTTTGCTGGGACAAAGACCGAGGAATAG
- a CDS encoding HAD family hydrolase, with the protein MRAVLFDFDGTLADSAPIITQCLSEVLREHAGINLEPAALLKYVGPPLPDTFAELGLDIPRMTKLYRQRYLEEMLSTPLFPGIEVMLRNLKARGVPVAVASSKPLNAINILINHLGIADLFDAVCGASPDETNGSKATRVAEALTSLRHQGVDTTDALMVGDRIFDIEGAAANGLRCVLVEWGEGPADEQALAWRTVGTVAALERLILTETLERADVPA; encoded by the coding sequence TTGAGAGCAGTACTCTTCGACTTTGACGGAACTTTGGCGGATTCGGCGCCAATCATCACGCAGTGCCTGTCTGAGGTTCTCAGAGAACACGCAGGTATCAACCTAGAACCTGCTGCCTTGCTGAAGTATGTGGGCCCTCCTCTGCCGGATACCTTTGCGGAATTGGGCCTAGACATCCCCAGAATGACCAAGCTGTATCGGCAGCGCTACCTCGAAGAGATGCTGAGCACTCCACTGTTTCCCGGCATCGAAGTAATGCTTCGCAATCTGAAGGCTCGCGGTGTTCCCGTGGCTGTCGCTTCGTCCAAACCTCTCAATGCAATCAACATACTGATCAATCACCTCGGTATAGCCGACCTCTTCGATGCTGTCTGTGGTGCAAGCCCTGATGAGACCAATGGTTCAAAGGCGACTCGCGTGGCTGAGGCACTCACGTCTCTGCGGCACCAAGGCGTAGATACTACTGATGCGCTGATGGTGGGGGATCGTATCTTTGACATCGAAGGCGCCGCCGCCAATGGGCTGCGGTGTGTACTCGTTGAGTGGGGTGAGGGACCGGCTGATGAGCAAGCATTGGCTTGGCGCACTGTTGGAACCGTGGCCGCACTCGAACGCCTTATTCTGACCGAGACGTTAGAGAGGGCCGACGTCCCGGCCTGA
- a CDS encoding L-threonylcarbamoyladenylate synthase produces MAHYVEIHPIDPQPRLIEKAIDHVRAGEVIAFPTDSGYAIGCSLGNKEGLERIQAIRHVGDKHHFTMLCHNFAQLGKFVIVDNSDFRLVKSLTPGPYTFILKATKEVPRMTLNPKKNTVGVRLPDHKIVQALLAELGEPILSSSLILPGESDPMTEGWEVNDRLGSVLDVVIDGPCGEEGPTSVINLVKRKISRVGAGDVSGITL; encoded by the coding sequence ATGGCACATTACGTTGAGATTCACCCAATCGATCCCCAGCCGAGGCTCATCGAGAAGGCCATTGATCATGTGCGGGCCGGTGAGGTCATCGCCTTTCCCACAGACTCCGGGTATGCGATTGGTTGTTCCCTTGGCAACAAGGAAGGCCTAGAACGAATTCAGGCAATCCGACACGTGGGGGATAAGCACCATTTCACCATGTTGTGTCACAACTTCGCGCAGCTTGGGAAGTTCGTGATCGTGGACAACTCTGACTTCCGGCTGGTCAAGTCACTCACGCCTGGCCCGTATACGTTCATTCTCAAGGCCACGAAGGAAGTCCCGAGGATGACCTTGAATCCGAAGAAGAACACGGTTGGAGTCAGACTGCCAGACCACAAGATCGTTCAAGCACTCCTTGCCGAGCTGGGAGAGCCCATTCTCAGCTCGTCCCTTATTCTGCCGGGTGAATCCGATCCGATGACGGAGGGATGGGAGGTCAATGATCGGCTGGGCAGCGTGCTCGATGTTGTGATCGACGGCCCATGTGGTGAAGAAGGCCCCACCAGCGTCATCAACCTTGTGAAGCGTAAGATTTCACGGGTAGGTGCAGGCGACGTTTCAGGAATCACACTTTGA
- a CDS encoding DUF3145 domain-containing protein, with protein MNKYSTRGVIFIHSVPPAVQPHVEWAVSSVLGYEVHMEWTHQPALPGMNRAETSWTGEIGTGAVLASALGGWEHLRFETTEDPTPVSEGGRWSCTPGLGIFYAQTDLAGNVVIPENRLRSALEESAGDSDELQRLLDLALGQAWDDELEAFRYAGAGAPIRWLHRVG; from the coding sequence ATGAACAAATACTCCACACGTGGTGTCATATTCATCCACTCGGTGCCACCAGCCGTTCAACCACACGTTGAATGGGCAGTATCCAGCGTGCTTGGATACGAGGTGCACATGGAGTGGACGCACCAGCCTGCTCTGCCCGGGATGAACCGGGCAGAGACTTCGTGGACCGGTGAGATTGGCACGGGAGCCGTGCTTGCCTCCGCACTGGGCGGATGGGAGCACTTGCGATTTGAAACTACCGAGGATCCCACCCCTGTGAGTGAAGGCGGCCGGTGGTCCTGTACACCCGGACTTGGGATCTTCTACGCCCAGACTGATCTGGCTGGCAATGTTGTGATTCCGGAGAACCGGTTGCGTTCGGCGCTGGAGGAATCTGCAGGCGACTCGGATGAGCTGCAGCGTCTCCTTGACTTGGCTCTTGGGCAAGCGTGGGACGACGAACTAGAGGCATTCCGGTATGCCGGTGCCGGGGCACCGATCCGCTGGCTACATCGCGTGGGTTGA
- a CDS encoding TIGR01777 family oxidoreductase, with product MSDLKRTLLLAGGSGFVGGRIKWEAARQGWAVRQLVRDSSSPWHWDPDSGSIADGVLDGVDAVICLNGVSLGRRWTAAYKEKLWRSRVDSVSTLAHAVAKAHADGRMGSMGSSPEGPVFLSGSAIGFYGSRGDELLDEDSTPGTGFLAELCEAWEKAAQPAADAGLRTVQLRTGLVMGTDGMLLKMVLPLYRFNLAGPLAGGRNWMSCISGEDIARAILFAAEHLSGPVNLTAPYPVKNKEWNKELARALGRTAFLPVPGWAIKAVLGEFGTEAVLASQRVQPGKLLDAGFTFRNPTIQKIFAAEM from the coding sequence ATGAGCGATCTCAAACGCACGCTGTTGTTGGCTGGTGGTTCAGGTTTTGTGGGAGGCCGCATCAAATGGGAGGCGGCGCGGCAAGGATGGGCTGTCAGGCAACTGGTTCGCGATTCGTCGTCACCGTGGCACTGGGATCCTGATTCCGGGTCCATCGCGGACGGCGTCCTCGATGGAGTGGACGCCGTAATCTGCCTTAACGGCGTGAGTTTGGGTAGGCGATGGACAGCTGCTTACAAGGAGAAGCTGTGGCGCTCTCGCGTGGACTCGGTCTCCACGTTGGCTCACGCTGTGGCTAAGGCCCACGCGGACGGAAGAATGGGCTCAATGGGGAGCTCTCCCGAGGGTCCTGTGTTCCTTTCGGGATCTGCAATCGGATTCTACGGCTCGCGCGGTGATGAGCTTCTGGACGAGGATTCGACGCCGGGAACTGGTTTCTTGGCCGAACTGTGCGAAGCGTGGGAGAAGGCTGCTCAACCTGCTGCAGATGCTGGTTTGCGCACTGTTCAGCTCCGCACAGGCCTTGTCATGGGCACCGATGGAATGCTCCTCAAAATGGTGTTGCCCCTCTATCGCTTCAACCTGGCTGGACCGTTGGCTGGGGGAAGAAACTGGATGAGCTGCATTTCGGGGGAGGACATCGCACGGGCCATTCTGTTCGCAGCAGAGCACCTGTCAGGTCCGGTGAATCTGACAGCTCCATATCCGGTGAAGAACAAGGAATGGAACAAGGAACTTGCGCGTGCTCTTGGGCGTACGGCGTTTCTGCCAGTGCCAGGATGGGCCATCAAAGCTGTGCTGGGCGAGTTTGGCACCGAGGCAGTTCTAGCTTCTCAACGCGTGCAACCCGGCAAGCTTCTGGATGCAGGCTTCACTTTTCGCAACCCTACGATTCAGAAGATCTTCGCCGCCGAAATGTAG
- the def gene encoding peptide deformylase: MSFREIRIVGDPVLRTPCSPIKEITPGVRALVEDLLENVDDDGRAGLAANQIGVSLRAFSWNIEGKVDYILNPVIVALDEEHYQDGDEGCLSVPELWFPCKRSWYARAEGIDLDGKKKIVEGDGLMGRCIQHECDHLDGHLYIDRLEKSVRKKAMRAIREL; the protein is encoded by the coding sequence ATGTCATTTCGCGAGATCCGAATTGTTGGCGACCCAGTACTACGCACGCCGTGCTCACCCATAAAGGAAATCACACCTGGTGTGCGTGCGCTTGTTGAAGACCTCCTTGAGAATGTCGACGACGACGGACGTGCAGGACTCGCAGCAAATCAAATCGGCGTCTCATTGCGGGCGTTCTCATGGAACATCGAAGGCAAAGTGGACTACATCCTCAACCCTGTCATCGTTGCTCTGGATGAGGAGCACTATCAGGATGGTGACGAAGGGTGCCTTTCTGTCCCTGAACTCTGGTTCCCATGCAAGCGGTCTTGGTACGCTCGCGCTGAGGGCATTGATTTGGACGGAAAAAAGAAGATCGTCGAAGGCGATGGGCTCATGGGGCGGTGCATTCAGCACGAATGTGACCACCTTGATGGTCATCTCTACATCGACCGTCTGGAAAAGTCCGTTCGCAAGAAAGCGATGAGGGCAATCAGGGAGCTGTGA